The Bacteroidia bacterium genomic interval CCCAGTGAAAATGGATGGTGCGCCCGCTTCCAGCGTCCAATTGTTCCTGCAAAACTTTGTAGGGGAGATGGGCAGGAGTCGCTCCGGGCAGCATAATTCCCAGGTCTACACTTTTGAATATTTCGGCCAGTTCAGCTTTATCTTTATCCTTGCAAGAGTTTGTAAATTCGCTTGCCCAATTTCGAGGCGTTTCCCCATCCGCATGCAAAGCTCCCAAATAGCTTCCGCCTGCCTCTGCGATTTTATTTGCCAATTGATCAATTAAAGGGTCGAATGCGCCCGGTATTCCCACTAGCAAAACCTTTTCGCCGGCTTGTACATCCATTCTTTCCATCAGAAGATTTCCGATCTTATTCATGTCAAGACTGCTACCTTGTTCGGCCTCCGATGGACTTGAGGTCTTTTGTTCACAACTGGAAAAAGGGAGTAGCATTAAAATAATGCAGATATACCATAAAATACGCATAGCAATAGTTATAGATGATGAATTCAAAAGTTAGGGGCTTAATCCCTAAGAATAAAGTCATTGTGGGAATTCTTTAGGGGAATCCAGGCCTTGTGGATCAAGGACTTATTTACTGGCTTTTTCCAATTTAGGGGAAAAAGGGATGTTTTTCTCCGCAAAGGATTCCATTTCAACCAGTATTTGATTGAGCAGGCGTATAGCGTCGAGTATATAAGGCCCTTTGTTGAGCATGACGCAATCTGCCCGCTGAGCCATAACGGCATCTGTAATTTCGGCCCGGGAAGGTATACCCTTTTTAGCCAGGCCTTCAAGCACCTGAGTAGCCCAGATATCGCTAATGTGAGCCGCCTGGCAGAAGGAAAGAATTTCTTCCTGTATCCTGCCGATGTTGTACCAACCCGTTTCTATCGCAAGGTCTCCCCGAGCGATCATTACTCCTACCGGATTGACTTGCATGGCAGACAGCAGGATTTCTGTTAGTTGATTAAAAGCTTGTTGGGTTTCTATTTTCAGGATAATGCCCATGCGATTTATGGCATCAAGAGCGGTCAAGGCATCTATGAGTTCCTGTACATCTTCCGGGCTATTGACAAAGGAAAAATTCACAATATCCGCATGGCGGGCCACAAAGTGCAGGTCAATCCGATCTTTATCCGTCAGACCTTTGATTCGAAGTTCACTTTCAGGCAGGTTAATCCCTTTATCTTCTCTGAGCTTGCCTCCTCCTTCTGCCGCATAGGTGATCCTTATCCATAAATGATCGGCATGTATCTCTTCAATCAATCCTTCAATTTTACCATCATCAAAGAGGATTTTTTCACCTACTTTTACTTGCTCGAAAATAGCCGGTGCTGTACAGGAAATATGTGCCGCTTTGACAAGGGTACCTTTCTTATTTAGTTGAACAGGTGCTCCGGGCAGGCTTTCTTTATCTAAACGGAGGTGATCCCCTTTATTTAGCATAATGATCCCTTCTTTGTAAGGCAATTCCCCAACAGCTATACTTTCCCCCTGTCTTTTTGCTTGCTTGAACAGGTGGGAACCGGTTTCGAGGAAAACGGTTTTCTCCAGAAGAACCTTCAATCCCTCCTCTGTCCAACTATCTATTCGAAACTTTCTTTTTTTAGCACGGGCATCCAAGAAAGTAATCTCATCGGCATCTTTGAAAAAAGCTACATCTTCTTGCGCAATAGGCACATGGGGCATGTCTTTCCGGGCTTCAGGCCCAATCCAAATCTCCATGGACTGGTCAATTCTGCCATGGACATCTTTTGCCGGTCGATACTTGCGCACTTTTGGTCCGCTTTTTAACTGCCCGGTTCGGATCTTAGGACCAGCCAGATCCATGGCGATCTTGCATACTTTTCCCTGACTATCGGCAGCTTTTCGCACATTCCCGATGATTTTTTCCCAAACCTCCGCATGATCATGAGCACAATTTATACGCGCACAATCCATTCCTTCCTGCACCATTTGCTCGACAAGCTCATAATTTTCAGCCGCCACGGTAGGCATGGTCACCATAATGCGGGTACTTCTGCTAGCTATTGCTTTCCCCAACAATCTTTTCGCATTGGATCGAAGGAGTTTGCTGCCTTTTTTAAAACTCAGTTCCAGTTTATTCTCCTGTATGGGACTTCCTTCGCGTAGAGCATTGAGGATGGTTCTTGTATTTTTTAAACCGGCCAGAATATGGGCCTGGGCTTTTGCCAGACGAGACAAGCCTAAGCTACCCAGAGACTCCTGGAGCTTCCGTAGGTCATACTGGCGAAATTCCCGGTAATAAATCAGGTTCCTGGCACTGTCCTGGTAGCGCGGGTGTATACCTGAGAGAGCATCTTCGGCCCTACTTTCTGCCTTTTTGCATGCCTTTATCAGACGATCGATTTTGGCGATCATTTTATCGAGTTTCCCTGGCTTTTGCTCCTCTGCTTCTGATCCCTTAGCTGCTAGCTGATGAATCTCCTTCAGGCTCTGGTCGAAGAAATTCTCAAGACCTGTATCCGTTCCCCTGATTTCGTTTACCACTTTTGATGCGGTCTCTACATATGCTTGCTTCTGTTCCGTAGACCAGTTGAGGGGATAGCTGAATATGTCCTTGAGGTTTGAAGCCTTATCGGTAATCCGAATCTTTTTAGCCGCCAAGGACAAAGATTTTGATCCTTCTATTTGAAGTTGTTTCCGTCTTTCATAGTCCAGGTTCATATCATCTGTCAATTCCGAGACGATAGCAGCGACTTCTTCTCCGAATTTTTCCGCAAGTTCCTCTCTACTGAGTTCGGTATCCTCCAAAATGTCATGGAGCAAAGCCGCCAACAATGTATCCCGGTCTTTTTCATCAGCCTCTTGCATCAGGCTTTGGGTGACCTTGATCAGGTGATTTATGTAGGGCAAAGCATCGTATCCTGCCCTTCGCTGGTATTTGTGTTTTTCTGCTGCGAGGCTTAGCGCCTGTACGAATTCTTCTATTTTTATTTGGGGCATATGGCTAGGCTAAAGTATTGACGTTCCTAAATTTACGGGAAAATAAAATAGAATTTTCTCTTTATAATCTGAGTTTTATTAATGGGTTTAAGGGAGGATTATTTAAGGGATATTTCCATCTTTTTCTAAAAAAGATGGAATCAGAAATCGCAGCGCCCAGAACCTGCCCCCTCATGCCGCCCCTTTTCCCGATGGGCTCTGCAGGGCCAACGCGCCTGGGGAGGTGGTGGGGTTAGTATAAGTATTCCAACGACACACACACTAACACCCAAAAACACTAACACTTATTTCATAGGTGGGCTTGAGGCTGTGGGTCAAAAAAAAACCAGCATAATCCTCAAAAAGGATCATACCGGCTTCCGAAAGCTCAAAACTTATCGCTCCATTTGGGCATAGACTTTCCTCCATTCGGTAGTATCGTAGATCATGTGTGAGGCGACAATCTTGCCGTCCTTTATCCAAAACCACTCTGTAGCAAAATTGGATTCCATACCAGGAAGGGAAGAGGTAAATTCGTAGAGAACCACGACTTCATCCTGATCGTTTTCAGCTATGTGTTTTAGCTTGACTCCGGTTACCACCTTGCCTATTTCTCCCACCAAAGCAATGAACTCTGGTTTAGATTTGAGTTCGACCAGGGGGTTTTTAAAGGCATAGTCATCCGTCAGTAAATCCAGAGATGCCTGAATTTTGGAGGGATCGTTCATCCCTTCAAAGAATCTTTCAACGATTTGGATATTGGAGAGCTTTTTTATGCCTTGTCCAAAGGCAATGTTTCCTAAAAAGAGGGGCAGAATCAGAAATGCGAATCTTGTCAATTTCATGTTTTGATTGTTTGTTTATCAATAATGTTCTTGACAAAAGTCCGGCTTCTCAAGCAGATGATTCTTGGTCCATACCAAGAAAACTTCTGGCACTTAGGACTTCAACTCCATATGCAAGATGGGATAGGGTTTACCAGAGGAGTCTAAGTCTGAACGGGAAATCACTTCAAATCCATAATGCAAGTAAAAACCCAAAGCCTGTTCATTCTGCTCATTAACATCTACTTTGGTAATTCCCAGCTTTTTTACTGCATGTTCCAAAAGGGCTTTCCCTATCCCTTTCCCTCTCTGATCCGGATGAATAAAGAGCATTTCCAAATTTCCCTCGGCAACTCCCTGAAAGCCCAGGATTCTGCCAGAATCATTACGAATACAGCTCAAATCAACTGCATCCAGGTAATGATTGAGGATCAAAGGTTTGAAATAGCGGATATCCTCCTCTTTGAGAAAGTGATGGGTAGCTCGTACAGATGCCTCCCAGAGTTCGACGACTTCGGGATATTCCTTTTTATCAATGCAGTCGATGGGGTATTTCATTAGTAATGTCAGAAAATTTCTTTGGCTTATTTCTCAAGGATTAGATCCAGTTCTTTGGCCAATTCTGCCAGGCGCACCGGGACGTGTTCTTCCATGCCCTGTAGAATCTCTCTGAAATTTGCTACATCCGCTCCTTGGGCAGAAATAAGTTGAGTTAAACGAGTCCCCTTTTCCGCATCCTCCATTTTCCAGCAAAAACTCAGGCTAAAATCCTGCCCCTCTGTTTGGCCCACTATTGTAAACTGTTTTCCCTCAATCACATCCTCAAGAACCCACTCCTGGGTATACTCTTTCATGATGGTACGCCCATGCGTTCCACTTTCGAAAGGACCATCCAGTTCTATGGATTCTACCGCGGATTCCATCCTGACCTGATTGCTCATATCGGACATAAAATTCCAAACTTTTTTTCTATCGGTTTGGGTGTTAATGCTATTTGTAAGTGTCCAGTTTGACATTATAAATGAGGTTAAGTTTGGCAAAAACGAGTCCTTCCTAGATAAAATCACTTTTCTTCTGAGCGGATACCAATTCCTGATACAACTCATACGCACTCCTTTCCACCCAGCATTCGGCGAGTTTTTGATCCCGAATGCTCCAAATGGCGATTCCGCTAAAGGAAATAAAACGATCATCCGCCTCCAGACCAAATAGTCCATTATTCCTACCCGAACATATCCAACGGGAAACTACCTTATCTCCTTTTTCATTAGAAAAAACATCGACGCTCTCTGTTTTTGCGTCCAGGAGCTGTTCTTGAAATTTTCCTACCCAGGTTTTAAATGCCTCTCGCCCTTCTACTCTTTGCCCTGCTGTAGTTATCACATAATCCTGGGTCATCAATTCGTCGATGGCATCTCGTTCGTGAGGAGCATGCCAGACCCTATCGAAAAAATCCAGAACGAGTTGTTCCGCTAAGGGGAGAGTAGAATTATCCATTTTATGTGTCATATTCTATTTTCTTTGATCAACTACAAGGTATGTTCCAGAACGATATCCCTGCCTTCAATCAGACTTTCCACACTCGGCATGATCGCCATATTTCATCAAAATTTCCCCTCCCTTATTCAAGTTTTCTCCAGCCAGACATATCCGTTGCTGATTTTTTGGGTATTAAAGGCCGTAGGCTTTTTTTGCACTTGCAATTTGTTCCTCTTCTGTTGTTTCTGGATAAAGGATGTATTTCGGGGCAATGATCGGCTTCACCTCATCCATGTTAATTTTGATAATACTTGAGAAAGGAAATTTCCCAGCAGTCATTTTGAGCAGAACTTTTTCCATCTCTGAGAATTCTGGCTGCGTCTTTTTTACAATTTCTGCTGCGCCCTTGATTTGAAATCCCTTTTGGACGAGTATATCAATAAAACTCACACAAACATTGGGATTCTCTCGAATGTTGCGGATGCTTTGAGGAGAAGCGATGTTTGCGATAATGATGCTGTCGTTTTCGTAGAAAGCAAAGATTTCTTTCGGAGAAACATTGGGCATATTTTTCACAGATGAAGTTGCTAACCAGCATAAAATACTTCGGTCAATACATTCCTTTATTTCTTCCATTTGCTTTGTTCAATTGATCCATAGTCTTCCTTTTAAGGAGAGCATGAATCTCGTTTTATAAAAAGTATCCCTCTACCCATTCTATTTTCTTTTATTCTCTCATATTCAATGGTATGGCTAGTCTTTTCAGGAAAAAGCCATTTCTCGATTATACTTCTTTCGATATTCCAGGGGAGACAAACCGGTATATTTCCTGAATATCTTCCTGAAGGCCTTTTCATCATTATAGCCTACGCTGTACATCACCTGGTTTACATGTAGGGCAGATGACTCAAAGCTCTTTTTGGCAACTTCGATCTTTACCCTTTGCATATATTCAAGGGGGGTGTTGAGAGTAGCCTTTTAAAACCTTCGGATAAAAGTCCTGCTGCTGATGGCAAATTTCTCGGCAAGGGCTTCTATACTTAAGCGGTCCTCATAATTTTCTTCGATATACTCCTGTACCTTTTTAATTACCTCATCTCCATGCTCTTTTTGCCCACTGAATATGACGAATTGATTTTGATTTATACGGTCGAAATCAATCTCACCCATTTTTGAACACCAAATGGCCGTTTCTCTTCCATAGTACTTTTCGATGAGGTACAGGATCATATTTAAAAAAGAATAGGCTCCACCGCTTGAATAAATGCCTTTATCTTCGCTGATTATCTTTTCGGGTAGCAGATCAATTTTCGGATACTTCTTTTCGAATTCATGATGTACAGCCCAATGTGTTGCACATGATTTCCCATTGAGCAAGCCAGTTTCGGCCAAAATAAAGGCACTCCTGCACAAACTCACTACCTCCGCATCATTCTTCACCCTTCTATCTCTTATCCAGTCGATAAGACTTTTATTCTTTTCCAGTGCCCCTTCTATATCAGCCGTAATTGAGGTGATAATTATCAAATCTGTTTGATCGACTTCATTTAGGCTAGCTGTAGGTTGTACTTGAAAATACCCGTGGCAGGAAATGGGCTCCAAGGTTTCTGCGACCAGGTCAATGCTAAAATAGTCTTCTTCGTATTTCCCAACCCGTTTTGCATAGCTATTGGCCATCCGGAAGAGATTCAGACTACCAACAATTGTGTCCAGGATCAAAGTTCCTTTGGGTATAAGTATACTTAAATGCCTCATTTCGATTTTCTTGTAAATTAAATCCAATACTTGGCAAAATCAACCCCTCAAGTTGGCATAAATGACACCCCTTCCATATACATTCAGGCCATATCTTTGTGTCATACCGAAATTATAAAATCAGTCATAATGAAAAATCAATCAATCACCGTAGTTTACACATGGACCGCAAATCCCGGAAAATCAGAGGAATTGAAATCTATTTATCAGTCTGTAGCCAAACAAATGCAGGAGACAGAACCAAATGCCCTTCAGGTAGATTGCTTTTTCGATGATAGCTCCCGGACTCTGGTCGTTTATGATCTTTTCAAGGACGGCGCAGCTCTTGGACAACATTTAGGTACAACTGCTGCCGGGCACTTTCCTCAATTGCTAAAAATTGCCAATCCAGGATCTTTTCTTTTCTGTGGCGAAGTTCCTGAAGAATTGAAGCAAGCAGCCTTGGGCATGGGACTGGATGCCACTTTTGCTCCCCGCGCTTTTGGATTTAATAGGGCAGTTTTCGAATAAAGCTGAGTAAGCCTTAGCAAGACTAAAATGAGTCATCCTATACTTGCCTAAGAGCTAGGGAAGAAAAGAATTCTTAGTTTGTGGTATTTGAATAAGCAGCAAAAGGAGAGGGGATAAATCCGTTAAGTGTCATTGGTTTAAAAAACCGTCCGGGATGTTGGTTTCCCTCTCCCTCTGATCCAAAACTAGAACAGTACAGTAGGCTAAGAGCCAGAATGTAGGATTGATAAGTTCGAATCAGAGCTGCTCAACTATAGGATTATGGATAATAACGTATATGGAATCGACATTGCCAAAAAAAGCTTTGAAGTAGTCTGTCTTAATGATAGTGGGAAAAGCTGGGTAAAAAGCTATTCCAATACTGCTTCGGGCCATTGTAAATTTATCGAAGTCCTCTCTCAAGGAGATCTCTGTGTCATGGAAGCAAGTGGTCCCTATTATTTATCCCTGGCCTTTAGTTTACATCAGCATGGGATTAAACTAAGTGTAGTTAATCCCCTGGTCATTCGCCGCTACAGTCAGATGCAATTAAGGCGAACCAAGACCGATCAGCAAGACGCGCGCTTAATTGCTCAATATGGACGGGATCACCGAAGCTTTATTAAGCTCTGGCAGCCTCCAGCGGCTATTTTTCTCCGCTTACAGCAGTTTTTGACTAGCATTAACCTATTTCAAAAACAGCTCCAGATGCTTCGTAATCAGCTCGAGGCTATGGATCAAGTTCCTATTGTGGATCCTTTGGTGAGAAGTCAGCAGCTTTATCTGATCGAACAGCTACAAGCTTCGATCAAGCGGCTGGAGCAACAGATGCTCAGCCTTAGTAAAGAGCATTGTTCACAAAGCTATCAGTCGCTTATGAGCATCCCAGGTATAGGACCTAAGACCGCTTGTTTGTTGATCTGTATTACCCATGACTTTAGCCGATTTGAGTCTGCCAAACAATTGGTCGCTTATTTGGGATTATGTCCTCGTATTTTCACATCGGGTAGCTCAGTAAAGGGAAAGGAGAGGATCGTAAAAATGGGGCAGGCCTTGGCAAGAAAGTATCTCTATATGGGAGCCTTTTCCGCGATGAAAGTAAATCCTCTTTGTCAATCTATGGTAGAAAACATGAAGCAAAAGGGTAAACATCATAAAGTCATTAGAGTTGCGGTTGCTCATAAACTCTTAAGACAGGCTTTTGCTGTAGCTAAAAATAGAACTCAATTTAATCCCAATTTTATTTGACTTTTACTACAGTACATCCCGGGTTCTCAGGATGACTCATCTTAGTTTTTATGACTGCTTCTAATAAATGCTTAAAGCTTCTGTCCCAGGCTTTGTTTATACTAATTCTTAAACCAGCCGGCTATACTTATTCGCTCTCTTGTAAATGAGGGCTGCACTTCATGTTCCATTTCATCACTTCTAAAGAAAACCATTCTTCCCCCAAAGGGAGAAATATCTTTTTGATTGGCTCCTTTCGGATAAAGGCTCAACATTCCTCCATCCTTTTTTTGCCAATCTTTATTTAAGTAAATAATGATGGAAAACTTTCGACTCTTGTCCTCTTTAAATTGATCAATATGCTTCTTATAATAAGTTTTTTGTTCATAGCTCGCATAATGTGATTCGAAGGTATTGATAGATGTAAAACAAGTTTCATTTAAGTACTTGATGAAATTCCCCATCTTTTTCAAATAGATCTGTTCGTATTTGTTTTCGCTATCTCCTTCAATCCATTTTATATTATCTCCTCTGACCAATTTGTTTTTTTGATAATCCATTTTCTTCCCCAATCCAGCGGCCTTCATGTCTTTTGAGTCTTTCAAGTCCTGAATATTTCCTCTTAGGCCGGATAGCAGATGTGAATTAATAAAGTCGTCACAGCAAGCATACTCATGATCTATAAGCCCCTGAATTAAGCCTTCGAACTGGATTTGCTCCAGATGGTCATCATCCATAGTGTTTTATTTTACCGATGGAATGAATTTCCCAAAGGAGGTTTCCTCAATATCGTTATTCTTTAAGCAATAGGTGTATAAAAAAGAAACTGGCCTGTCAACGAATCAACAGGCCAGAGTTAAATATGACGCTTAAATGCTAGTCCCGTACCAAAGATACATTCACTGCATTCAATCCTTTTTTTCCTTGTTCAGTTTCGTAAGAGACTTTGTCTCCTTCGGTAATCGAAATTCCACCTAGTCCGTTCTTATGAACAAAAACATCTCTTCCACCATCATCAGGTGTAATGAATCCGAATCCTTTTTCTTCGTTAAAAAACTTAACTGTACCGTTATTCATTATAAAAATTTAAGATAAAAAAGAAGATATAAGAACATATACCTTCATCATGTCGGCAATATACGACATTCTCAACGTATATGGCTTAATCTTTTGCGCTTTCTTAAGCTAAAGGGGAATCTTTGCGCTTATTAGGCTAGAAGTTTAGCCATTTCGCGCCTGATTAGGCTCATTATTTGCAAAAATCAATAAAAAGACTGGCCTTGTAAAAGGCTTTTCTGATCTCAATAGAATGAAATATCGTCCATTTGGCACATGAGATGTATCAAGGGACTCGAATTTGATTTGCAGAAAAACGCTCAGATGAAATTTTCAGAAATTATTATCTGATCGTATTCTGGAACGATTGCCTTTGGTTTCTCCTTCAATTCTCTTTCACAGGAAATAAGCTAGCGTCAATATTCGGTATCACCTGTATGGCATTTTCATAATACAATTTCCGTAATACCGAATCGGGCAAATCAAGTCCGTACATTTTCCAATGGGCATGTCGCTTTCGATAATAGTCGAAATATTCATCTGCCGTCTCCAGGACTCGAAAATAGGTATAGTACTCTGAAACCCGATAGGTATCCTTGCCAAACATGACCCGATCCTGATACTTGATCATCCAGTCTCGAGCAAATCGAGGTTGACGACCGAGTTCAGCCAGGACAGCCCCAATCTCGGTGTACATATTGGGAAATTCATCCATCAATTCGCCCAATCTTCCCAAATCATTTCCGTACCAACCTAAATGGGCATTGATGAACTTTGTATTGGGGTGTTTGCGAAAGATATTGTGTTGCTCAGTGATGATTTGTTCAAAGGGAGGATAGTCCTCAGCCGATCGATAGCGACTGGGTACCTGTTTAAGTTCCAGCCAACGTTCGTTGTATTTGTCTTTGTCCTTCCAGAAGGATGCAGGCTCTGCTGAGTGGATCAGAATAGGAATACCCAAGTCCCCACATTTCGCCCATATCGGATCCAGGCGGGGATCATCTACCGCTATGCGATTCCCATCATTGTCTTTATCTGTCAGGCCGAATCCTTTGTAAATCTTCAAGCCATTTACCCCTTGCTTCACGGCTTCTTCCAGGGTAGCCAAAGCATTGTCTGGCCAGCCTTCATCATCCAGCTCTTCAAAATTCAGGTTGAGGAAGAGGATAAAACGATTGGCATGCTTTTCATTTACATTATCCAAAGACCATTCTAAAAACTTCCCCCTGAAACCACTGAGATTGACCATCACTCCCATATTGAGGGAATCCATTTCCGTTACCAATTTATCCAGGTCCTGAATGGGCATGGTCCATTGATGGTTGTGAACATCAATAAAAGGATATTTAGCTTTGGTGAGTTTGGTTTCAGGAACTACCAGGGTTGAGATAGGTTCATACTCCTCGACATCCATGACATTCAATTTGTACTGAATCCTGTCGATGGCATAATAGGTCAGTCCCAGAAAGACCAAAATGAGCAGCATAAATGCTGCCCATTTTCTTTTTTTAAATCGTTCTTTCGCCATTTATTGTACTCCTATAGGAATGGATATTTTGATATTGTCCCAGCTCATATTCATATTGATCCCTGTCGTATCGCTGCTAAAATCAAAAGTCAGTTGCTCCACAATCGGGTCAATAGTCTCAGGACTAACTTTCACCTTCAGGATGTCTTTATCATAATCGGGCTCCAGGAAAGCCAACCACACACCAGCTTCGCTATTGAGAACTACTTCCCATTCGCTTGCTCCAGGTATGGCATACATACGATAAGTTCCGGCATCTATCGGATTGCCTGCGAAGGTGAAATTTTTATTTACACTAAGTTCGGTTGCATTATTTGCACCCATTCTCCAGTATTGTCCATATGGTTGCAAAGGCTTTTCACTTTCAACTTCAGTGTCCTCTCCAAAGATCAGGCGATCCTTTTTATAGGGACGACTGTAATCTACACTCATTTCCAATTCTCCTTCTGAGAAATTGACTTTATCAGGGGGTGAAGCAGGGGGTGTAGTTCTGATTTTGTAAACCTGGTATCCGATAAACAGCACGACAAGTGCGAGTATTCCGAGGATGATTTTACGTCTCATAATGATATGTAGTAGAGTTTTATGTGTTGACAAAGATAACCAGAAATTAAGAAGGATTTCTTTTTGCCGTTTTTAGGTGTTCTTTCGGCTTTTTATGGGAGGTTTCCTTTTAGTTTTTACTTAGGGGTTCTTTCCATCTTTTTTAGAAAAAGATGGAGTCAAAAATCGCAGCGCCAAGAACCAGCCGCACTTAGCCGCCCCTTTTCCCGATTGGCGCTGCCGAACCTCCGCGCTTGGGTAGTAGGTGGAGTAGATTCAGATTATTTCCAACTCCAACACTTTAACACACTAACACACTAACACGTCAACACTTCCCTCCCCCATTGCAACCTTTCTCCTAAGCTTGTATTATAGAAAGAAACAATGTCCGAAGAACAACTCATACAAGCGATCCAGCAAGAGCCCGATCAATTCGAGCAACTGTATGAGGCTTATTATTCGGCCATCTTCAATTACGTATTCAAACGGATCGGCGAATTTGAATTATCCAGAGATATCGTTTCTGAAGTATTTCTCAAAGCTTATGCGGGAATCAGTCGCTTTCGCTGGAAAGGCATTAGCATAAAGTCCTGGCTCTATCGAATCGCCTCTAATGAAATCAAGCTCTATTTCCGCTCAAAGAAATATCGGCCCCAATTATTTGCTCAAACCTATAAGGAAATGATCTTCAGCGAAGGAAAAACGCCTTTAGAACTAGAAAAAGATCAGCTGGAAATCAGCCAAGAAAAATTTGCCCAGTTCCAACGGATACAGGCTGCCTTGCGAGAACTTCCTCTCAAATACCAGGAAGTAATCGCCTTGAAATATTTCGAACAAATGGATATAGAGGAAATCATGCAAATCAGCGGCAAAAAGAAAGGAACGGTCAAATCCCTTTTATCCCGAGGCATGAAACACTTAAAAGAGAAACTGAATTAGTCATGGAAGAAAAAGACTTACATAACATATTAGAAGAAATGGAACAGCCAAAATTGGATGTGAATGCACATCAAAACGAATTCAGACTGCCCCTGCTCAATACCAAAAGGTCCAGTCTGGCAGGAATTATTCTCCTGATATTACCTTTCATTTTTTTGAGTGGGGTAATTTTCAATCACTATCTTGAAATCCATATACCGATCATCGGGCATATCTATGAGTGGATCACAGATGTGGACAGGCAGTTTGGGGATAACTCAGCCCTGAA includes:
- a CDS encoding ester cyclase produces the protein MDNSTLPLAEQLVLDFFDRVWHAPHERDAIDELMTQDYVITTAGQRVEGREAFKTWVGKFQEQLLDAKTESVDVFSNEKGDKVVSRWICSGRNNGLFGLEADDRFISFSGIAIWSIRDQKLAECWVERSAYELYQELVSAQKKSDFI
- a CDS encoding 2OG-Fe(II) oxygenase, with protein sequence MDDDHLEQIQFEGLIQGLIDHEYACCDDFINSHLLSGLRGNIQDLKDSKDMKAAGLGKKMDYQKNKLVRGDNIKWIEGDSENKYEQIYLKKMGNFIKYLNETCFTSINTFESHYASYEQKTYYKKHIDQFKEDKSRKFSIIIYLNKDWQKKDGGMLSLYPKGANQKDISPFGGRMVFFRSDEMEHEVQPSFTRERISIAGWFKN
- a CDS encoding pyridoxamine 5'-phosphate oxidase family protein, giving the protein MEEIKECIDRSILCWLATSSVKNMPNVSPKEIFAFYENDSIIIANIASPQSIRNIRENPNVCVSFIDILVQKGFQIKGAAEIVKKTQPEFSEMEKVLLKMTAGKFPFSSIIKINMDEVKPIIAPKYILYPETTEEEQIASAKKAYGL
- a CDS encoding cold shock domain-containing protein, translated to MNNGTVKFFNEEKGFGFITPDDGGRDVFVHKNGLGGISITEGDKVSYETEQGKKGLNAVNVSLVRD
- a CDS encoding pyruvate kinase, which codes for MPQIKIEEFVQALSLAAEKHKYQRRAGYDALPYINHLIKVTQSLMQEADEKDRDTLLAALLHDILEDTELSREELAEKFGEEVAAIVSELTDDMNLDYERRKQLQIEGSKSLSLAAKKIRITDKASNLKDIFSYPLNWSTEQKQAYVETASKVVNEIRGTDTGLENFFDQSLKEIHQLAAKGSEAEEQKPGKLDKMIAKIDRLIKACKKAESRAEDALSGIHPRYQDSARNLIYYREFRQYDLRKLQESLGSLGLSRLAKAQAHILAGLKNTRTILNALREGSPIQENKLELSFKKGSKLLRSNAKRLLGKAIASRSTRIMVTMPTVAAENYELVEQMVQEGMDCARINCAHDHAEVWEKIIGNVRKAADSQGKVCKIAMDLAGPKIRTGQLKSGPKVRKYRPAKDVHGRIDQSMEIWIGPEARKDMPHVPIAQEDVAFFKDADEITFLDARAKKRKFRIDSWTEEGLKVLLEKTVFLETGSHLFKQAKRQGESIAVGELPYKEGIIMLNKGDHLRLDKESLPGAPVQLNKKGTLVKAAHISCTAPAIFEQVKVGEKILFDDGKIEGLIEEIHADHLWIRITYAAEGGGKLREDKGINLPESELRIKGLTDKDRIDLHFVARHADIVNFSFVNSPEDVQELIDALTALDAINRMGIILKIETQQAFNQLTEILLSAMQVNPVGVMIARGDLAIETGWYNIGRIQEEILSFCQAAHISDIWATQVLEGLAKKGIPSRAEITDAVMAQRADCVMLNKGPYILDAIRLLNQILVEMESFAEKNIPFSPKLEKASK
- a CDS encoding GNAT family N-acetyltransferase, whose amino-acid sequence is MKYPIDCIDKKEYPEVVELWEASVRATHHFLKEEDIRYFKPLILNHYLDAVDLSCIRNDSGRILGFQGVAEGNLEMLFIHPDQRGKGIGKALLEHAVKKLGITKVDVNEQNEQALGFYLHYGFEVISRSDLDSSGKPYPILHMELKS
- a CDS encoding nuclear transport factor 2 family protein, yielding MKLTRFAFLILPLFLGNIAFGQGIKKLSNIQIVERFFEGMNDPSKIQASLDLLTDDYAFKNPLVELKSKPEFIALVGEIGKVVTGVKLKHIAENDQDEVVVLYEFTSSLPGMESNFATEWFWIKDGKIVASHMIYDTTEWRKVYAQMER
- a CDS encoding transposase encodes the protein MDNNVYGIDIAKKSFEVVCLNDSGKSWVKSYSNTASGHCKFIEVLSQGDLCVMEASGPYYLSLAFSLHQHGIKLSVVNPLVIRRYSQMQLRRTKTDQQDARLIAQYGRDHRSFIKLWQPPAAIFLRLQQFLTSINLFQKQLQMLRNQLEAMDQVPIVDPLVRSQQLYLIEQLQASIKRLEQQMLSLSKEHCSQSYQSLMSIPGIGPKTACLLICITHDFSRFESAKQLVAYLGLCPRIFTSGSSVKGKERIVKMGQALARKYLYMGAFSAMKVNPLCQSMVENMKQKGKHHKVIRVAVAHKLLRQAFAVAKNRTQFNPNFI
- a CDS encoding antibiotic biosynthesis monooxygenase, producing the protein MKNQSITVVYTWTANPGKSEELKSIYQSVAKQMQETEPNALQVDCFFDDSSRTLVVYDLFKDGAALGQHLGTTAAGHFPQLLKIANPGSFLFCGEVPEELKQAALGMGLDATFAPRAFGFNRAVFE
- a CDS encoding DJ-1/PfpI family protein — translated: MRHLSILIPKGTLILDTIVGSLNLFRMANSYAKRVGKYEEDYFSIDLVAETLEPISCHGYFQVQPTASLNEVDQTDLIIITSITADIEGALEKNKSLIDWIRDRRVKNDAEVVSLCRSAFILAETGLLNGKSCATHWAVHHEFEKKYPKIDLLPEKIISEDKGIYSSGGAYSFLNMILYLIEKYYGRETAIWCSKMGEIDFDRINQNQFVIFSGQKEHGDEVIKKVQEYIEENYEDRLSIEALAEKFAISSRTFIRRF